A stretch of the Uranotaenia lowii strain MFRU-FL chromosome 3, ASM2978415v1, whole genome shotgun sequence genome encodes the following:
- the LOC129758297 gene encoding uncharacterized protein LOC129758297 — protein sequence MWYRILVGCTLLTLTVGQNAKTSTLSLNCATPAKPGSCTLRSLKVQLGDIFVPSREASVPAKYVVIENSKLEFLPEELLNQFPQLDELRTVDVGLKKLLPSTFAKSLQLRRLDASSNLIQSIPTNVYGSCMSLEELNVANNKLHLFSGIELIGCSKLRQLNVSSNQLIDFSWDAVSNLRSLQIVDLSYNLIPTLTITKFVKNIYASNNHIHTLETDDNSFIFALEQLHLAKNRLRNVDVLARFGKMTYIDLSYNRLLSVDFALFKNMRSLQTLNLAYNNIFTVTTSELKPLSLQLVDLSHNELTNLKAVDTAGIGSVETLHLDGNYLVSFELAKGATNFQRLRAVSLDGNDWICKDLDDILMQLKTKKVTITPGGKSTCGSYQVVRNGFCCRDLGVSFEEVVLLKSEKLAEIQQSATTPRSLATSTVRPLQAAVTQRVNTATTKPPTRVDHISGEKKQNQIALLESQITILNEENRTLKASLARMQQELAAVSEKLNRCKSSTNQRSGKTVLID from the exons ATGTGGTACCGGATTTTGGTTGGCTG TACCCTTCTAACACTAACTGTTGGTCAGAATGCAAAAACGAGCACACTTTCGTTAAATTGTGCAACCCCTGCCAAACCAGGATCGTGCACGTTAAGATCGCTGAAAGTACAGCTCGGTGACATTTTTGTTCCCAGCAGAGAGGCTTCCGTTCCTGCAAAATATGTGGTTATTGAAAACTCCAAGTTAGAGTTTCTACCGGAGGAGCTTCTGAATCAATTTCCGCAGTTGGATGAATTACGCACGGTTGATGTAGGCTTGAAAAAACTACTCCCATCCACATTCGCTAAATCATTGCAGCTGAGGCGTTTGGATGCTTCCTCTAATTTAATTCAATCTATACCGACAAATGTGTATGGCTCGTGTATGAGCTTGGAAGAACTGAACGTGGCCAACAATAAGCTTCATTTATTCAGTGGAATTGAACTAATTGGTTGCAGTAAACTTCGTCAGCTGAATGTTTCTTCGAACCAGTTGATTGATTTTAGCTGGGATGCTGTAAGCAATCTGCGATCACTTCAGATTGTGGATTTAAGTTATAATTTAATTCCCACTTTAACGATTACAAAATTCGTCAAGAACATCTACGCTTCCAACAACCACATTCACACGCTGGAAACTGACGACAACTCATTCATTTTTGCTCTAGAACAGTTGCATCTAGCCAAAAATCGCCTCAGGAACGTCGATGTCTTGGCCCGTTTCGGAAAGATGACCTACATTGACCTTTCCTACAATCGGCTGTTGAGTGTTGACTTTGCACTGTTCAAGAACATGCGATCACTGCAGACTTTGAATTTGGCTTATAACAACATTTTCACTGTTACTACTTCGGAGCTTAAGCCGTTAAGCCTTCAATTGGTAGATTTGTCACATAACGAGCTGACAAACTTAAAGGCTGTTGACACTGCTGGGATTGGATCAGTGGAAACTCTTCATTTGGACGGGAACTATCTTGTAAGCTTTGAATTGGCCAAAGGTGCCACCAATTTTCAAAGGCTTCGAGCCGTATCGCTTGACGGAAATGATTGGATATGCAAAGATCTGGACGATATTCTTATGCAGCTTAAAACTAAGAAAGTCACTATAACCCCTGGTGGTAAGTCAACTTGTGGATCGTATCAGGTGGTAAGAAATGGATTTTGTTGCCGCGATTTGGGAGTATCTTTTGAGGAGGTGGTATTgttgaaatctgaaaaacttGCTGAGATTCAGCAGAGCGCTACAACCCCAAGAAGTTTAGCAACATCAACTGTGAGGCCTTTACAAGCTGCTGTAACACAGAGAGTTAACACAGCTACAACAAAACCACCTACGAGAGTCGATCATATTTCTGGCGAGAAGAAACAGAATCAAATAGCTTTGCTGGAATCTCAAATAACGATTTTGAATGAAGAAAATCGAACGCTAAAAGCGTCCTTAGCCAGAATGCAGCAAGAGCTGGCTGCTGTGTCTGAAAAGTTGAACCGCTGCAAATCATCAACCAATCAACGCTCTGGAAAAACAGTTctcattgattaa